From a region of the Fibrobacter sp. genome:
- a CDS encoding tRNA-dihydrouridine synthase family protein: MQVLFAPLQGYTTGIYRKVHAEIFGGVDAYYAPFLRIENGRPREKDLRDIDGDCNLSAGEQDSAAGDCNLNAGAKTVPQIIANSVNEFKVLADAILQKGFTEIDFNMGCPFPMQVSRHRGAGLLSDVQTVKAIMDEIEKFTAKDSIKFSVKMRLGQNTPDEAFALLPILNDAPLAHITLHPRLGKQQYKGAIDFTAFKRFYEECRHPLVYNGDITSVSQIRKMESNYPKLAGIMIGRGLLARPSLAAEYKAAADVASEKDLLGKILEMHGRLYEHARSTYQGDSQILSHIKNFWEYLEPSIPKKSFKKIKKAGNLGEYDAAVQSLDMEQADG, from the coding sequence ATGCAAGTCCTGTTCGCCCCGCTGCAAGGTTACACCACAGGCATCTACCGCAAGGTCCATGCCGAAATCTTCGGCGGTGTCGACGCTTATTATGCACCGTTCCTGCGGATAGAAAACGGGCGCCCCCGCGAAAAGGACCTGCGCGACATTGATGGTGATTGCAATTTAAGTGCCGGTGAACAAGATTCAGCAGCCGGTGATTGCAATTTGAATGCCGGTGCAAAAACCGTGCCGCAAATTATCGCGAACAGCGTCAACGAATTCAAAGTTCTCGCCGACGCCATTTTGCAAAAAGGGTTCACGGAAATCGACTTCAACATGGGATGTCCCTTCCCGATGCAAGTCAGCCGCCATCGCGGAGCCGGCCTGCTGAGCGACGTTCAGACGGTCAAGGCCATCATGGACGAAATCGAGAAGTTCACGGCCAAAGATTCCATAAAGTTTTCCGTCAAGATGCGGCTCGGGCAAAACACCCCCGACGAAGCGTTCGCGCTGTTACCCATTTTGAACGACGCCCCGCTCGCCCACATCACGCTTCACCCGAGGCTCGGCAAGCAACAATACAAGGGCGCAATCGACTTTACCGCTTTCAAGCGGTTCTACGAAGAATGTCGCCACCCGCTCGTCTACAACGGCGACATCACGAGCGTGAGCCAGATTCGCAAAATGGAATCAAACTACCCCAAGCTGGCAGGCATCATGATTGGTCGCGGGTTGCTCGCCCGCCCAAGCCTCGCCGCCGAATACAAGGCCGCAGCCGACGTCGCTAGCGAAAAAGACTTGTTGGGCAAAATCCTCGAGATGCACGGCAGGCTCTACGAACACGCGCGCAGCACCTACCAGGGCGACAGCCAGATTCTCTCGCACATCAAAAACTTCTGGGAATACCTGGAACCAAGCATTCCCAAGAAATCCTTCAAGAAAATCAAGAAAGCAGGAAACCTGGGCGAATACGATGCGGCCGTTCAGTCGCTCGACATGGAGCAGGCCGATGGATAA
- a CDS encoding TIGR02171 family protein, with protein sequence MKPLQDSKSVLTLLGVLACMCFFASCSNSADGYTGVVVETAGESSPDMLRITTYEAKVALGTDDAQAKSNERPRMKSVLDYSFSLGRHEVTCGEFSALMKNETGLELDCSSGNLPATSVTYYDAVLFANARSKAEKFDTAYTYSGVVLDAQKHCTNLEGLMFHPEVDAYRLPTEAEWVLVAGLHWDASEGWNAENSGFKLHEVCTFPKAGDGPCDMAGNAMEWVNDWLGLFRDTTVSNYVGAPDGGSLGERVVKGGSYRNQASAITLYGRGDIYTVTSSTRADYVGFRLAFGQIPDAVWIGRDGRANMTRIVPIASSSTLRSLTGTYKAKLAFRNDVTRNLAYMDYSNGILSVVEIPDTLDVYHPEISPDGKKVAFCTGLEGAAGKSSLYVRNLNENGTDLVKLDVESAAIPRWRVLENGDTAIVYVTDAGNNKEEASFKSASTWQVKWSNGKFGKPEKLFDGAYHGGISEDNTLAVSGARLLRARVADSGSTVAANARDTVWYGGEQACNASLAKDSSKRTLFLDFGGKTGREFVGEEYGTHERLLVVDSTGSLVQSAPAPAGYSFDHGEWVSGGKNLVVATLANAGGAHQKIVLVNLADSSVVNLVEGDELWHPSLWVNAGPVVQGAVDLDVDSAGVYYLEGGDVGSIIMRYKMELIWLYKDVANVAILGSSRTLTGVIPDKFSEEFFVLNLSNVPNMVISSEFILENYLIPHVKKLKYIIISLDIDLWHKDENSDYNFFYMDYKKIPGYVYDENHNFWKDGYPEGLAERTSESLGMEYYVKDLKMTRGYTYGESGSWEENPSVEFDSTWMSYASDNFYASLSHLRRIIEISENYGIYVIGVVFPQSPNFKNTGSFGKYGILRSEAPALLKKVEELQDSYHNFIFMDENKMGNHDYEDQMAGNRDHLCYLGALQMTARLDSVLKSLEGKWEDF encoded by the coding sequence ATGAAGCCGCTGCAAGACAGCAAATCCGTCCTGACCCTGTTGGGGGTTTTGGCGTGTATGTGCTTTTTCGCTTCGTGTTCGAATTCGGCGGATGGTTACACCGGAGTCGTAGTGGAAACGGCGGGGGAGTCGTCCCCGGACATGCTTCGTATAACGACCTACGAGGCCAAGGTGGCCCTGGGTACCGATGATGCGCAGGCGAAGTCGAATGAACGCCCGCGGATGAAATCTGTTCTGGACTATTCGTTTTCGCTGGGCCGTCACGAGGTCACTTGTGGCGAATTCAGCGCCTTGATGAAAAACGAAACCGGGCTTGAACTTGACTGCTCCAGCGGCAATTTGCCGGCTACGAGCGTGACCTACTACGACGCGGTTCTTTTTGCGAATGCCCGTAGCAAGGCGGAAAAGTTTGATACCGCATACACTTACAGCGGCGTCGTACTGGATGCGCAAAAGCATTGCACGAATTTGGAAGGCTTGATGTTCCATCCGGAAGTCGATGCGTACCGCTTGCCCACGGAGGCCGAATGGGTGCTTGTCGCGGGATTGCACTGGGATGCTTCCGAGGGCTGGAATGCCGAAAATTCCGGATTTAAGCTCCACGAAGTCTGTACTTTCCCGAAAGCGGGTGACGGCCCCTGCGACATGGCCGGCAATGCGATGGAATGGGTGAACGATTGGCTGGGCCTGTTCCGCGATACGACGGTCTCGAACTATGTGGGCGCTCCTGATGGGGGCTCGCTGGGAGAACGCGTGGTAAAGGGCGGCAGCTACCGCAACCAGGCTTCGGCTATCACGCTTTATGGGCGCGGCGACATCTATACGGTCACGTCTTCGACGCGGGCGGACTACGTCGGCTTCCGCCTTGCTTTTGGGCAGATTCCCGATGCGGTGTGGATCGGCCGCGACGGCCGTGCGAATATGACGCGGATTGTACCGATTGCAAGTTCGTCGACATTGCGCTCGTTGACCGGAACCTACAAGGCTAAACTGGCTTTCCGTAACGACGTTACTAGAAATCTCGCCTACATGGACTATTCCAACGGAATCCTGTCGGTGGTTGAAATCCCCGATACGCTGGACGTTTACCATCCGGAGATTTCTCCCGATGGAAAGAAGGTCGCGTTCTGCACGGGGCTCGAGGGCGCTGCGGGAAAGTCCTCGCTTTATGTTCGCAATCTGAACGAGAACGGGACGGACCTTGTGAAGCTCGATGTGGAAAGTGCGGCAATCCCGCGGTGGCGCGTTCTTGAAAACGGTGATACGGCGATAGTCTATGTGACGGATGCCGGCAACAACAAGGAAGAGGCTTCTTTCAAGTCCGCTTCTACCTGGCAGGTGAAATGGTCGAATGGAAAGTTCGGCAAGCCCGAGAAACTTTTCGATGGCGCCTACCATGGCGGCATAAGCGAAGACAATACGCTTGCGGTTTCGGGAGCGAGGCTCCTGCGCGCCCGCGTTGCGGATTCCGGTTCCACTGTCGCGGCGAATGCTCGCGATACGGTATGGTACGGCGGTGAACAGGCCTGCAATGCTTCGCTCGCAAAAGACAGCAGCAAGCGTACGCTGTTCCTCGATTTTGGCGGCAAGACCGGTCGCGAATTTGTGGGGGAGGAATACGGCACGCATGAACGCCTGCTTGTCGTGGATAGTACCGGGTCGCTTGTCCAAAGCGCTCCGGCTCCCGCTGGCTATTCGTTCGATCATGGCGAGTGGGTTTCGGGCGGTAAGAACTTGGTCGTTGCGACGCTTGCGAATGCCGGTGGCGCGCACCAGAAGATTGTGCTGGTGAATCTTGCGGACAGTTCCGTGGTCAATCTTGTCGAAGGCGACGAGTTATGGCATCCGAGCCTGTGGGTGAATGCTGGCCCTGTGGTGCAGGGCGCTGTTGATCTGGACGTGGACAGTGCCGGCGTGTATTACCTGGAAGGCGGTGACGTGGGTTCAATTATCATGCGCTACAAGATGGAGTTGATTTGGCTCTACAAGGATGTGGCGAACGTGGCCATTCTCGGATCGTCGAGGACCCTTACGGGTGTTATTCCCGATAAGTTCAGCGAAGAATTCTTTGTGTTGAACTTGTCTAACGTGCCCAACATGGTAATCTCCTCGGAATTTATCTTGGAAAACTATCTGATTCCCCACGTAAAGAAGCTGAAGTATATCATCATCTCGCTCGATATAGACTTGTGGCATAAGGACGAAAATAGCGACTACAATTTCTTCTACATGGACTACAAGAAGATTCCTGGCTACGTTTACGACGAGAATCACAATTTCTGGAAGGACGGTTACCCGGAGGGCCTTGCCGAAAGGACATCGGAATCCTTGGGCATGGAATATTACGTAAAAGACCTCAAGATGACGCGTGGCTATACCTACGGCGAATCGGGAAGCTGGGAAGAAAATCCGTCCGTCGAGTTTGACAGCACGTGGATGAGCTATGCGTCGGACAACTTCTACGCATCGCTATCGCATTTAAGAAGAATTATTGAAATTTCGGAAAACTACGGAATTTATGTCATCGGAGTTGTTTTCCCGCAGAGCCCGAATTTCAAGAATACGGGTTCGTTCGGAAAGTATGGCATCTTGCGGAGCGAGGCTCCGGCCCTTCTGAAAAAGGTCGAGGAACTTCAAGATTCCTACCATAATTTTATATTTATGGACGAAAACAAGATGGGAAACCATGATTACGAAGACCAGATGGCTGGCAATAGGGATCATTTATGCTATCTTGGTGCTCTGCAAATGACTGCTCGGCTGGATTCGGTTCTGAAGTCGTTGGAGGGAAAATGGGAAGACTTTTAA
- a CDS encoding TM2 domain-containing protein, whose amino-acid sequence MPAQGEHNKWIALALCILLGYLGLHRFYEGKIWTGILWLCTGGLCGVGIIVDAILIVMKPEHY is encoded by the coding sequence ATGCCAGCACAAGGTGAGCACAACAAATGGATAGCCCTCGCACTCTGCATTCTCCTGGGATACCTCGGTCTGCACCGCTTTTACGAAGGCAAGATTTGGACAGGTATTCTCTGGCTCTGCACCGGAGGACTTTGCGGGGTGGGCATCATCGTAGATGCCATCCTCATCGTCATGAAACCGGAACACTACTAA
- a CDS encoding SPASM domain-containing protein: protein MDNVYIEITDACNLRCSFCPSSDCKYEAGSGESQGTRDTNKRTFMPTTLFERCIAGAQEIGAKNVFFHVLGEPTLHPGFAHYLKKLEQTPLKLTLTTNGTTIARTAHHILNSPAVRQVNFSTHAYAELPPSDAREHLENVLDFCRIALAARPDMYINLRLWNIGDMTAGDWNSYAISRINETFGTQVSPGNFCSRHKSFPVTGRLYIHEDSRFEWPDANKAREPADKSASKYPAGTCHALETHAAILHDGRVVACCLDHSGQITLGNIADQSLAEILSSPAARNIREGFEKHELRHPFCQKCSFCKRFKHP from the coding sequence ATGGATAACGTGTACATCGAAATAACGGATGCCTGCAACCTACGCTGCAGTTTCTGCCCCAGCAGTGATTGCAAATACGAGGCCGGTTCGGGCGAATCGCAGGGCACTCGGGATACAAACAAGCGCACCTTCATGCCGACCACACTTTTTGAAAGGTGCATTGCCGGGGCGCAAGAAATCGGCGCGAAGAACGTTTTTTTCCATGTTCTCGGCGAACCGACGCTGCACCCGGGATTCGCGCATTACCTAAAGAAACTGGAACAGACGCCGCTCAAGCTCACGCTGACCACGAATGGCACCACCATCGCGCGGACAGCGCACCATATTTTAAACAGCCCCGCCGTGCGGCAAGTCAACTTCTCGACACACGCCTATGCGGAACTCCCGCCAAGCGACGCCCGCGAGCACCTTGAAAACGTTCTCGATTTTTGCAGGATTGCGCTGGCCGCGCGACCCGACATGTACATCAATTTGCGCTTGTGGAACATCGGGGATATGACCGCCGGTGACTGGAATTCCTACGCGATTTCACGCATAAACGAAACGTTCGGCACGCAGGTATCCCCCGGAAACTTCTGCAGCAGGCACAAGAGCTTCCCCGTTACCGGAAGGCTGTACATCCATGAGGACTCAAGATTTGAGTGGCCGGACGCAAATAAAGCCCGCGAACCTGCCGACAAATCCGCTAGCAAGTATCCCGCAGGTACCTGCCATGCCCTCGAAACGCATGCCGCCATATTGCACGACGGCCGGGTGGTCGCCTGCTGCCTCGACCACAGTGGGCAAATCACCCTCGGAAACATCGCCGACCAGAGTCTCGCCGAAATTCTCAGCTCGCCCGCTGCCCGCAATATACGCGAAGGGTTCGAGAAGCACGAACTCCGGCACCCGTTTTGCCAAAAATGCTCCTTCTGCAAGCGTTTTAAACATCCATAG
- the rdgB gene encoding RdgB/HAM1 family non-canonical purine NTP pyrophosphatase has protein sequence MKHLFVIATASAGKIRDFAHILGTDHYEFKTLKDIGFDEEIIEDGKSFAENAIIKSNTTAMWLAKRGIEATVLADDSGLEVFALGGAPGIYSARYSGGHGNDDENNTLLLKNLTGIEDRKARYFCALSYQTVSPDASGKFVVSEPQIFEGECRGQINFAPVGDMGFGYDPLFVPDGETRTFAQMELEEKKAISHRGNAIRALKKALGK, from the coding sequence ATGAAGCACCTTTTCGTTATCGCGACGGCCAGCGCCGGAAAAATCAGGGATTTCGCCCACATCCTCGGCACGGACCATTACGAATTCAAGACCCTCAAGGACATCGGATTCGACGAAGAAATCATCGAAGACGGGAAATCGTTTGCCGAAAACGCGATTATCAAATCGAACACGACCGCCATGTGGCTTGCCAAGCGCGGCATCGAGGCCACGGTACTTGCCGACGACTCCGGCCTGGAAGTTTTCGCACTCGGCGGTGCTCCCGGAATATACAGCGCCCGCTACAGCGGCGGCCACGGCAACGACGACGAGAACAACACGCTGCTTTTAAAGAACCTCACCGGCATTGAAGACCGCAAGGCGCGTTACTTTTGCGCACTCTCGTACCAGACCGTTTCGCCTGATGCCAGCGGCAAATTCGTCGTAAGCGAACCGCAGATTTTCGAAGGCGAATGCCGCGGACAAATCAACTTCGCACCCGTGGGCGACATGGGATTCGGTTACGACCCGCTGTTTGTTCCCGATGGCGAAACTCGCACCTTCGCGCAGATGGAACTCGAAGAGAAGAAGGCCATCAGCCACCGCGGAAACGCCATCCGCGCCTTGAAAAAAGCGCTGGGGAAATAA